GAGGGCGACGAGCTTCGCATTATAACTTGGATCGTTCTCGCGGAGGCCAAGAATGGTGAGTGTCGCGTCGTAGCCGCGGCTGCGCAGAATGCTCGTGCCGATGATCGCGTCTTCGTAGCGGCGGTGCGGGAGGAAAATGCCGCTCGTGAGGACGCGAACTGAGCGATTTTTCGGCGGCTCGTGTTCGCGAAAGGGAAAGTGCTCAAAGTCCGGGCCGCTTCGCACCGTGAATGCCTTGAGCCCCATGTAGTGGCGTACGAGGTCGCGGTTGAAGAAGTCAACGACGACGATTGCGTCCTGGCGGCGGATAAATTTTTTGACGTCGTAGGTATCAAAGAGGCGGTAGGCGAGTAGTCGGTGCCACGGCTGTCTGAATGTTTCCTCCTGGCCGCGACGGTGATCGTAGGCCCACATTTTGAGCGGCAGGTCATTCATGTTCCAGATCGAGGGCATACTGTTCAACACCGAGTGTTCAACATTTTTGTTCAACACTCGGTGTTGAATATTTGAGCGTGTTGTGTTTTTGGTCTTGTAGTAGTAGGCGATTTTGTAGGCGACTTGGTCATGGGGGTTGAGGAGGTCGTAGTCTGCGGGAATTTCGCGCGCGAGTGCGCGGGCAAGACGGTTTTCTCGGATGAGCGCGATGAGAGGGGACGGAAGAAAGCGCGCAAGAGTGGGTAGGCGCTCGGCTTGCGCGTGAGCTTCGGGTGAGATTTCGTGGATACGCGGGAAGAGAGCAAGAAGATCCGGGTAGCAGCGCTCGCGATCGAGATCGAGCGTGTAGAGATCCACTTTGTGCCCGCGCCGGAGAAGCTCCCGACCGAGCGAGAGCGCCTGTCGCTGCGTGCCGCCTTTTACGTTGAGGCGGCGGAGGATCATGGCGATGCGCATAGAAAGTAGAAAGTGGAGAGTAGAGAGTGGAGAGTAGTAGTTTGCTAGTTTCTACGCTCTACCTTCTACTTTCTACCCTCCCGCCCATGCGTGCCATCGTACGCGTTTTTGAGGTTGTATGCAATAATTGAGCCAGCATGGAAGAACCGAGCACCATCATGATCTCACTCGTCTCGAACGTCGCGCTCGCGAACCTCGCGCAGCGCGGCGGCGTTTTGGAGCAGCTTATCGCGGACGCGCCCGAGCATATACGCTTCGTGTTTCTCACCGCGCCTGCGTTCCGCGAGCGCCTCGAGCCTTTCCTCGCGCACGGAACAGCCTCCCTTGAGTACATTGAGGAGATGAAACTGCGACGCGCTCTGGAGCAGGCGTTTCGTTTTTTCTACTCGTACCTCATTTTTACCGGCACGACAAAAATTCTTGCGACCTTCGGCGCGCGTGCGGACCGGCCACCCGCGGGCGGCAACCGGCATCTTGCGCCGATAAAGTGGTTTGTCGCAAACACGTTCGGCCGCATGCGCGTCATAAAAACTCGCCTCGTGCCGTGGTTGTATTGTCTCATTTTTCGCTCCCGTCCGTATCGTCCCCTCTTTGAGCGCTATCATCCCGAGCTCCTCTTTGCGCCGAATATCGCCGCCTTTCCCGACATTGAGCTCGTTGCCGAGGCGAGGCGGCAGGGGGTTCGGACGATCGGCATGGCGCAGAATTGGGACCACCTGAATAAATATTTCATCCCGCAGCACGCCGATCGCCTTTTGGTGCAGAACGAGCCGATGCACGGCGAGGCACTCTCGCTCCACGCATATCAGCCGGAGCGTGTGACGGTCGTCGGATTCCCGCAGTTTGATGTCTACGCGCACCGCGACGCTTTTCTTATGTCGCGCGAGGAGTTCTGCCGTCGACTCGGCATATCAGTGGGCAATCGCATCATTCTTCATATCTCCGGTGCCGCCTAC
This genomic window from bacterium contains:
- a CDS encoding glycosyltransferase family 4 protein — encoded protein: MRIAMILRRLNVKGGTQRQALSLGRELLRRGHKVDLYTLDLDRERCYPDLLALFPRIHEISPEAHAQAERLPTLARFLPSPLIALIRENRLARALAREIPADYDLLNPHDQVAYKIAYYYKTKNTTRSNIQHRVLNKNVEHSVLNSMPSIWNMNDLPLKMWAYDHRRGQEETFRQPWHRLLAYRLFDTYDVKKFIRRQDAIVVVDFFNRDLVRHYMGLKAFTVRSGPDFEHFPFREHEPPKNRSVRVLTSGIFLPHRRYEDAIIGTSILRSRGYDATLTILGLRENDPSYNAKLVALTRESGIEQYVTFTGSVSEERLIALYHTHHIYTFQHHLQSDGLSPFEAAACGMPIVVSKTAGCHELLTDGENALLIEPKNPEDWAQKIAALTDDPALYRRLATAANSFVRANFSWEKYADGFLQVVTEVQTSGAQVRL